The following are from one region of the Burkholderiales bacterium genome:
- a CDS encoding (2Fe-2S)-binding protein, which translates to MERREFIKICAGAAAVAAVNNGFAAQNTEPRFYARARLVDYDGRPLQASRLQIKQNYIFHYPFQGTPCFLLNLGKPTTSQAMLLTADGKSYHWKGGVGANHSVVAYSAICAHRLAYPTKQISFISYRGDVSSKIGKPDVIHCCAEHSEYDPAQGAKVVSGPAPQPLAAIILEHDKNTDELYAVGTLGGELFNNFFSKYDFKLALEYGSKKAQKQVTGDVIVTELTNFCQQQVRC; encoded by the coding sequence ATGGAGAGACGCGAATTCATCAAAATCTGCGCCGGGGCCGCAGCTGTGGCGGCGGTCAACAACGGCTTCGCCGCGCAAAACACCGAGCCCCGATTCTATGCCCGCGCCCGGCTGGTGGATTACGACGGCCGCCCGCTCCAGGCGTCCCGGCTGCAAATCAAGCAAAACTATATTTTCCACTATCCGTTTCAGGGTACGCCGTGCTTCCTGTTGAATCTCGGCAAACCCACTACGAGCCAGGCAATGCTGCTCACCGCCGATGGCAAAAGCTATCACTGGAAAGGCGGGGTAGGCGCAAACCATTCCGTTGTCGCTTATTCAGCAATCTGCGCTCACCGCCTGGCCTACCCCACCAAGCAGATCAGCTTTATCAGCTACCGTGGCGACGTCAGCTCAAAAATCGGGAAACCTGACGTGATTCACTGCTGCGCCGAGCACAGCGAATACGATCCTGCGCAGGGTGCAAAGGTGGTTTCCGGCCCGGCACCACAGCCGCTGGCGGCAATTATCCTTGAGCACGACAAGAACACCGACGAGCTCTATGCGGTCGGCACGCTTGGTGGAGAGCTGTTCAACAATTTCTTTTCCAAGTACGACTTCAAGCTGGCTTTGGAGTATGGCTCCAAGAAAGCGCAGAAACAGGTAACCGGCGATGTCATCGTCACCGAGTTGACAAACTTTTGCCAACAGCAAGTCAGGTGCTAG